Genomic DNA from Phyllopteryx taeniolatus isolate TA_2022b chromosome 10, UOR_Ptae_1.2, whole genome shotgun sequence:
atatatatgtgtatatatatatatatatatatgtgtatatatatatatatatatatgtgtatatatatatatatatatatgtgtatatatatatatatatatatgtgtatatatatatatatatatatgtgtatatatatatatatatatgtgtatatatatatatatatatgtgtatatatatatgtgtatatatatatatatatatgtgtatatatatatatatatgtatatgtgtatatatatatatatgtatatatatatatatatatatgtatatatatatatatatgtatatatatatatatatatatgtatatatatatgtgtatatatatatatgtatatatatatatatgtatatatatgtatatatatatatgtatatatatatgtatatatatatatatatatatatgtatatatgtatatgtgtatatatatatatatgtatatatatatatgtgtatatatatatatgtatatatatatatatatgtgtatatatatatatatgtatatatatatatatatgtatatatgtatatatgtatatgtatatatgtatatatgtatatatatatatatgtatatatatatatgtatatatgtatatatgtatatatatatatatgtatatatatatatgtatatatatatatatgtatatatatatatgtatatatgtatatatgtatatatatatatgtatatatgtatatatatatatatgtatatatatatatatgtatgtatatatatatatatgtatgtatatatatatatgtatatatgtatgtatatgtatatatgtatatatatatgtatgtatatgtatatatgtatatgtatatatgtatatatatatatatgtatatatatatatatgtatatgtatatatgtatatatatatatgtatatatgtatatatgtatatgtatatatgtatatgtatatatgtatatatatatatatgtatatgtatatatgtatatatatatatatgtatatatatatgtatatatatatatatgtatatatatatgtatatatatatatatgtatatatatatatatatatatatgtatatatatatatatatgtgtatatatatatatatgtgtatatatatatatgtgtatatatatatatgtgtatatatatgtatatatatatatatgtatatatatatatatgtatatgtatatatatgtatatgtatatatatatgtatatatatatgtatatatatatatatatatatgtgtatatatatatatatatatatgtgtatatatatatgtatatatatgtatatatatatgtgtatatatatatgtatatatatgtatatatatatgtgtatatatatatgtatatatatatgtgtatatatatatgtatatatatatgtgtatatatatatgtatatatgtatatatatatgtatatatgtatatatatatatgtatatatgtatatgtatgtatatgtatatatatatatatgtatatatatatatgtatatatatgtatatgtatatatatatatatgtatatatatatatgtatatatatgtatatgtatatatatatatatgtatatatatgtatatgtatatatatgtatatgtatatatatatatgtatgtatatatatatatatacatgtgtatatatatatatacatgtgtatatatatatatatacacgtgtatatatatatatatatacacgtatatatatatacacgtatatatatatatatacacgtatatatatatatatatatatatatacgtatatatatatatatgtatatgtatatatatgtatatgtatatatatgtatatgtatatatatgtatatgtatatatatgtatatatatatatgtatatatatgtatatatatgtatatatatgtatatgtatatatatatatatatatgtatatgtatatatatatatatatatgtatatatatatatgtatgtatatatatatatgtatatatatgtatgtatatatatgtatgtatatatatgtatgtatatatatatgtatgtatatatgtatatgtatatatatgtatgtatatatatatatatgtatatatatgtatgtatatatatatatatatgtatgtgtatatatatatatgtatatatatgtatgtatatatatatgtgtatatatatatatatatatatatatatgtatatatatatatgtgtatatatgtatatatatgtatatatatatatatgtatatatatgtatatatatatatatatatatgtatatatatgtatatatatatatatgtgtatatatatatatatatgtgtatatatatatatatatatgtatatatatatatatgtgtatatatatatgtatatatatatatatgtatatatatatatgtatatatatatatatatatatataatatatatatgtatatatatatatatatatatatgtatatatatatatatatatatatatatatatgtatatatatatatatatatatatgtatatatatatatatatatatatatatgtatatatatatatatgtatatatgtatatatatatatatgtatatatatatatatatatatatatatatgtatatatatatatatgtatatatgtatatatatatatatgtatatatgtatatatatatatatgtatatatgtatatatatgtatatgtatatatgtatatatatatatatgtatatatatatatatgtatatatgtatatatatatatgtatatatgtatatatatatatgtatatatgtatatatatatatatgtatatatgtatatatatatatatgtatatatgtatgtatatatgtatatatgtatatatatatgtatatatgtatatatatgtgtatatatgtatatatatatgtgtatatatgtatatatatatgtatatatatgtatatatatatgtatatatatgtatatatatatgtatatatatgtatatatatatatgtatatatatatatgtatatatatatatgtatatatatatgtatatatatatgtatatatatatgtatatatatatgtatatatatatgtatatatatatgtatatatatatgtatatatatgtatatgtatatatatatgtatatatatatgtatatatatgtatatgtatatatatatgtatatatatatgtatatatatgtatatgtatatgtatatatatgtatatatatgtatatatatatatgtatatgtatacatatgtatatatatatatgtgtatatatatatgtgtatatatatatatgtatatatatatatgtgtatagatatatatatatgtgtatatatatatatatgtatatatatatgtgtatatatatgtgtatatatatgtgtatatatatatatatgtatatatatatgtgtatatatatatatatgtatatatatatgtgtatatatatatatatatgtgtatatatatgtgtatatatatatatatatgtatatatatgtgtatgtatatatatatgtatatatatgtgtatgtatatatatatatatatatatatatatatatatatatatatatatatatatgtgtgtatatatatgtgtgtatgtatatatatatatatatatgtgtatgtatatatgtgtatgtatatatgtgtatatatgtgtatgtatatatgtgtatatatatatgtgtatatatatatatatgtgtatatatatatatatgtatatatatatatatatatatgtatatatatatatatatatatgtatatatatatatatatatatatgtatatatatatatatatatatgtatatatatatatatatatatgtatatatatatatatgtgtatatatatatatatgtatatgtatatatatatatgtatatatatatatatatatatatatatgtatatatatatatatgtatatatgtatatatatatatatgtatatatgtatatatatatatatatatatatgtatatatatatatatgtatatatatatatatatatatatatatatgtatatatatatgtatatatatatgtatatatatatatatgtatatgtatatgtatatatatatgtatatatatatatatatatatatgtatatatatatgtatatgtatatatatatgtatatgtatatatatatgtatatatatatgtatatatatatgtatatatgtgtatatatatgtatatatgtatatatatatgtatatatatatatgtatatatgtatatatatatgtatatatgtatatatatatgtatatatatatatgtatatatgtatatatatatgtatatatatatatgtatatatgtatatatatatgtatatatatatatatatgtactccAGTATACGCTACCATACAAATGATTGTAAAGCTGTAATTTCGAAGAATTACTCCACAATGctgttatttatatttgtcaTTCTACATTTTGTGGCGCTTCAATTTAAGAATTGgagaaattaaaacaacagcCAAATGTTGAACCAAGTAACTTATTCCTGATTTGGAAAATTCTTCTATCACAGATGCCAACGTGAGGAGGTACCTGCAGATTGTTGAGGAGAAGCTGAGCCATGAGTTACTCCAGGAAAAGGCCATGTGCCGAGGCATGTTTTCTTCCAGCAAGAGCAGTGTTGGAGAATAGGTTAACTCGACTGACGGCTGCCTTATTCCACCGAATTCGGATGACGCCTCATCTGAGACCAATAACTTTGTTCAAGCTGAACGGATGGCAGACCACCTTAATGTTCTGAAATGAAAGCCTGAACCACTGGTGTCTTATTTGTTTCAGAGGTGAGTGAGGGACAGCAGTTATGAAAGGTTTGGATAGACTTTATCATACTATTGAATGAGAAACtgtgtccaaacctttgacATGTATTGAATgttaaccataaaaaaattagGTCTCAGCAAGTTAAAACGAGAAATGGTGTTTCCTAGCAACATGGAGATCGTATATTAAAATCTGAATATCCGACATGATCACAGAGGTGCCTCTGAAACCGAAGACTTTGTCGTCTTTGTGCATTTTCAACCACATcgttttgttttataaattcTACAGGGCTATCAACCCAGTTTTAATGTATCTGATGTATGCCTTTGTATTTATGACACAGTGGCTGTTTAGtttgagattttatttattgtgaagTCACACTcaataattatttcaaaatccTGAGCACATTCaagataaaatgttttgttttggtcaacATTTGTCCAGTATGATTGTACTTCAGAGGCAGGAttgccaataataataataaaaaaaaaagaatgttctcACAATAACTGATCACTGAACTTGTCACAGAGCAGCATGCATAAGAGTGCATACAAATAAATTCATAAGTTACAGCATTCAAGTCGCTGATATGAGTATATTCACTGTCTTACTATTACTGTAGCTACTTTTACCCAGAGTCGTGCTCTACAAAACCTCACAGAAATGCACATGTTTATATGGGTCTTTGTGTCATCAGATGCTGATagtttacattctcttttgtaCACTTCCGGCGCTCTCCTAAAGAGATTCAGTGCAGTCAAGTTCCCTAGCCATCTATTTAGGCTTCAAGCCCCTTTGGAAGTAATACATTTTATGGATGTGCCTGAGAGGAACTCTGCAGCTAATGTGTGGTTGTTGAGAGAACCTGTATTCAGTATCTCCAGTTCaaaagcactactttttaaattttacagtTTTAACATCAGTCAGCTGAAACATCACTTCTTTGATGGTTTCTGTTTGAGGCTTAAGGACCTCATGGAGCCAAAAACTCGCCTCCCCAAGTCCCTCAGGGATCGAGAACGCTGGAGGGGCAGTCTTGGTGGTGGGGATGGAGAGAAGGAGGGAGAGGAAAGAGGAGTGAGGGAGTGACTGCTGCTCTCGAAGCTCTGAGAGCAGGAGAGGTTAAAGAGGCTTGCAGTGGACGAGaggtgcttgtcctcatttgcgCTCAGCAGTCTGGCACCCTCATCCCTGCCCGCAGTCATGGCACTTTGCCCCACATCGAAAGAGGAAACCCAGTTTGACTGTCTTGTGGACTTATCTTGGTTGTGAGGCACTAGCAAGCCCTGAGACTCACTCCTGAACAGAGACCTCCTGGACATCCTGACACTGGAGCTCCTTTTCTCCCCACCCTCCTTCCCCCTCTTCTTGGAGAAAACAGGTGAGCTTTCTACCTTTGGCCTCTTGTCTTGAGCGCAAGGTGCCACCTTCACCCTTCTCTGTTCCCCCCTTCCACCGATGGTCCTTGTCCATCCGTAGCCATACTCTGCCCTATCCATCTCCTCCCTCTGAGTGTCTTTTCCCCAGAGGCGACCCTCAAAAGCTCTGCTAAGTTTGTTGGTCTTTCTGCATGATGCTGTCTCCTCATCCTCACACCAAGCAGAGCCATATTCCTCCCTCTTGGCATAGCTGCTCACAGTCGCTGCCCTGATCAGCATGTGAGACCCATGCTTACCTCTGTAAAGCCCATCCCCCTCCACCCTATTCCAGCTCCCACCAGACTCACTTCCTCCCCCAGTGTGTCGAAGGGACCCACTCCTGGGATGGATGCCACAATACTCCGCAGATGTCCTGGTGGTAGCGCGGGGAAGCGAACACTGGAAAGGGGCGTCTCTTCGGAAAACTGAGAGAGGGGTCGCTCCCATTGGAGAGGGTTGGAGAGGACGTTGAGGAGTGTAGTGGGCTCTTTGCACAGGTTGGGAGGTAGGGGAGGAAGCCGTTGAGGAGGGTGGGTCAGATGGGGAAGGGACCTGCTGGTAACGGCTGTGTGAGGAGTAGACTGGGGAGGGAGCATGGATGGACTGGTAAGGGTGGATCGGGCTGCTGGAGTGTGAGAGGGGAGGGGTGAGACTAGACTGGGACTGTGGAGAATGGGTGAGACTGAGAGACAGCTGGATTGGTCTCAGAGGGTTCAGGTCGGTCAGTCTAATGTGGTCATGTGGGTGTTCTGCGTGGGCCTTAAGGAGATCTTTGTGTTTCTTCAACTCACTGGCCGCCTCTGCCTGGAAGCAGTCGATGTCCAATTCCACGCCTTGCTCCATCAGCCCGACCACGACAGCCCGCGACAAACCAGAGAGACGAGAGATTTCCCCCACCATGGGGGAGTCCTCAATCAGCTTGGGACTGGAGCTGGACTCCTGCATCAAGCTGTTGCGCTGGGACCCTGGAGCTGATACAAAACTGGTGCCAAACGGTGGTCCAGCACTCCAGTCCAATGAGTGAGGGAAGGTTGCTGGTCCAAATCCAGAATTAGGTGCAGGACCCGAAGTGACCTCCAAGGAACTGCGGTGGTTCAGGGaggtgggacaggtggaaaTTCGAGGCCGTGCTCGAAGCGCAGGGCCAGGAGTTGATGACGGTTGTGTCACCACTGAAGCAGTTGAACTTGCAGGATCAACCCCCAGATTGACATTTTTGGATTTGTCAACAATTCCCCTGTTGGAGTTTAAACCAGGGGCAAGGTTCAAGTTTAGGTTAAGATGCAAATTGATGTTCAAA
This window encodes:
- the si:ch211-168f7.5 gene encoding uncharacterized protein si:ch211-168f7.5; this encodes MAAGRRGGCVNSLWSGTERVRIGERLKATLAGVLELELLRCKHLEMVDTALGGRGNASGTPGSGALRGQQAPSPSDTMGLSSQSNPDNSCSNSGDGTVHSSLGGGSNSRWSTLSWDAPSDLLSLPTPDPGGVVHLDSDSRPSSGFYSVSGSSLSDSCYSVSSDAAQGGLVQANRPLKLWEHVPGSVGNTDILWSDYAVQQPVNHDHRKDAEPTQQQSMLVSSDPKVSGLSFLSDLYSGLNHSLISSLLKLDHVSTSSVFSNAQRPQLDPCYCEDLVSCKTKEVYPYPSPLHAVALQSPLFTSRTQEQSPSLNPEGNQADERTETISGVSLPHQRQNAINPASLTQLEQYISRLARQYHHRINLSIPDLAHCPVINRGLNTPGKSHGSTQSLSAFESCSTPSMLPGGNLTPCKSLLGNSGRVSLSTTGKKPTRNSINLGSLPSATGEDLNINLHLNLNLNLAPGLNSNRGIVDKSKNVNLGVDPASSTASVVTQPSSTPGPALRARPRISTCPTSLNHRSSLEVTSGPAPNSGFGPATFPHSLDWSAGPPFGTSFVSAPGSQRNSLMQESSSSPKLIEDSPMVGEISRLSGLSRAVVVGLMEQGVELDIDCFQAEAASELKKHKDLLKAHAEHPHDHIRLTDLNPLRPIQLSLSLTHSPQSQSSLTPPLSHSSSPIHPYQSIHAPSPVYSSHSRYQQVPSPSDPPSSTASSPTSQPVQRAHYTPQRPLQPSPMGATPLSVFRRDAPFQCSLPRATTRTSAEYCGIHPRSGSLRHTGGGSESGGSWNRVEGDGLYRGKHGSHMLIRAATVSSYAKREEYGSAWCEDEETASCRKTNKLSRAFEGRLWGKDTQREEMDRAEYGYGWTRTIGGRGEQRRVKVAPCAQDKRPKVESSPVFSKKRGKEGGEKRSSSVRMSRRSLFRSESQGLLVPHNQDKSTRQSNWVSSFDVGQSAMTAGRDEGARLLSANEDKHLSSTASLFNLSCSQSFESSSHSLTPLSSPSFSPSPPPRLPLQRSRSLRDLGRRVFGSMRSLSLKQKPSKK